A region from the Hippopotamus amphibius kiboko isolate mHipAmp2 chromosome 15, mHipAmp2.hap2, whole genome shotgun sequence genome encodes:
- the LOC130836334 gene encoding olfactory receptor 2M3-like, with protein sequence MDLWNHTSLSDFILLGLFSYSPYDFFLFSLVLLASAAALAGNILFLLLIQADSLLHTPMYFFLSQLSIMDLTMMGTVVPKMAANYLSGSKFISRPGCAAQVFFVVMVGGGECFLLAVMSYDRYVAVCHPLRYPVLMNWKACCLMALASWMGGMTDSVIDVGMVFTFPYCGSLQVDHFFCEVPALLRLSCVNTSLFEDLTYACCVVMLLLPLGVIVASYARILMAVIRMPSTEGKQKALTTCSSHLVVVGLYYGGTIFSSMQRASARTPAGDRATSIFYTILTPMLNPLIYSLRNREVMRALKKVLGRWRV encoded by the coding sequence ATGGACCTCTGGAACCATACTTCCCTATCAGACTTCATCCTTTTGGGTCTGTTCAGCTACTCACCATatgacttcttccttttttcccttgtcCTTCTGGCCTCTGCTGCCGCCCTGGCTGGAaacatcctcttcctcctgctcatACAAGCTGACAGCCTCCTGCACACCCCGATGTACTTTTTTCTCAGCCAGCTCTCCATCATGGACCTGACCATGATGGGCACGGTGGTGCCCAAGATGGCAGCCAACTACCTCTCAGGGAGTAAATTCATCTCTCGGCCTGGCTGTGCGGCTCAGGTCTTCTTCGTGGTTATGGTAGGAGGAGGGGAGTGCTTCCTCTTGGCAGTCATGTCCTATGACAGGTATGTGGCGGTGTGCCACCCCCTGCGGTATCCTGTGCTCATGAACTGGAAGGCCTGCTGTCTGATGGCCTTAGCATCCTGGATGGGTGGAATGACCGACAGCGTGATTGACGTGGGCATGGTCTTCACCTTCCCCTACTGTGGCTCTCTCCAGGTGGACCACTTTTTCTGTGAGGTCCCAGCCCTATTGAGGCTCTCTTGTGTCAACACCTCACTCTTTGAGGACCTCACCTATGCTTGCTGTGTGGTCATGCTGCTGCTGCCCCTGGGGGTCATTGTGGCTTCCTATGCCCGGATCCTCATGGCTGTGATTAGGATGCCCTCCACGGAGGGGAAACAGAAGGCTCTGACCACTTGCTCCTCCCACCTGGTTGTGGTGGGCCTTTACTATGGGGGGACCATATTTAGCTCCATGCAGAGAGCATCTGCTAGAACACCAGCAGGAGACAGAGCCACTTCCATCTTCTACACCATCCTCACTCCAATGCTCAACCCACTCATTTACAGCCTGAGGAACAGGGAGGTAATGAGGGCCCTGAAGAAGGTGCTGGGGAGATGGAGAGTGTAG